A single genomic interval of Halorubrum aethiopicum harbors:
- a CDS encoding Tm-1-like ATP-binding domain-containing protein, translating to MSVYIVGTLDTKGEEIGFARDVIEAEGIDVHLVDVGVMGDPEIEPDTDAATVAAAGGTDLESLREAGDRGAAVEAMGEGAAAIVSRAHEEGRLDGILGLGGSGNTSMATAAMRALPVGVPKFMVSTVASGDTEPYVEYSDIAMMYSVADIEGLNQLSRTVIANAALAIVGMVDSEPDVETAEKPTIGMTMFGVTTPCVQAARDWLEERGYETIVFHATGTGGRAMESLIEEGVIDAVLDVTTTEWADELVGGVLSAGPDRLEAAGKAGIPQVVSVGALDMVNFGPRSSVPEEFEGRKFHVHNPQVTLMRTTPEENAELGRIIAEKLNAATGPTTLMLPLGGVSMLDAPGEEFHDPEADEALFDALRAHLDDDVELIETDAHVNDEEFALALAERIDRYM from the coding sequence ATGAGCGTCTACATCGTCGGGACGCTGGATACGAAAGGCGAGGAGATCGGTTTCGCCCGGGACGTGATCGAGGCCGAGGGGATCGACGTTCACCTCGTCGACGTCGGCGTGATGGGCGATCCGGAGATCGAACCGGACACGGACGCCGCCACGGTCGCGGCGGCGGGCGGGACGGACCTCGAGTCGCTCCGCGAGGCCGGCGACCGCGGCGCGGCCGTCGAGGCCATGGGCGAGGGGGCCGCGGCGATCGTGTCCCGAGCCCACGAGGAGGGCCGGCTGGACGGGATCCTCGGTCTGGGCGGCTCGGGGAACACCTCCATGGCGACCGCGGCGATGCGGGCGCTCCCGGTCGGCGTTCCGAAGTTCATGGTCTCGACGGTCGCGTCGGGCGACACGGAGCCGTACGTGGAGTACTCGGACATCGCGATGATGTACTCCGTCGCCGACATCGAGGGACTGAACCAGCTCTCGCGGACGGTGATAGCCAACGCGGCGCTCGCGATCGTCGGCATGGTCGACTCGGAGCCCGACGTGGAGACCGCGGAGAAACCGACGATCGGCATGACGATGTTCGGCGTCACCACGCCCTGCGTACAGGCGGCCCGCGACTGGCTGGAGGAGCGCGGCTACGAGACGATCGTCTTCCACGCGACGGGGACCGGCGGCCGCGCGATGGAGTCGCTGATCGAGGAGGGCGTCATCGACGCCGTGCTCGACGTCACGACGACGGAGTGGGCCGACGAACTCGTGGGCGGCGTGCTCTCCGCCGGGCCGGACCGACTCGAGGCGGCCGGGAAGGCGGGGATCCCGCAGGTGGTGTCGGTCGGCGCGCTCGACATGGTTAACTTCGGGCCGAGGTCGTCCGTCCCGGAGGAGTTCGAGGGTCGCAAGTTCCACGTTCACAACCCGCAGGTGACCCTCATGCGAACCACTCCCGAGGAGAACGCCGAGCTCGGTCGGATCATCGCCGAGAAGCTCAACGCGGCCACCGGGCCGACCACGCTGATGTTGCCGCTCGGCGGCGTCTCCATGCTCGACGCGCCGGGCGAGGAGTTCCACGACCCGGAAGCCGACGAGGCGCTGTTCGACGCCCTGCGTGCGCACCTCGACGACGACGTGGAACTGATCGAGACGGACGCGCACGTCAACGACGAGGAGTTCGCGCTGGCGCTCGCCGAGCGGATCGACCGGTACATGTGA
- a CDS encoding GAF domain-containing protein, whose amino-acid sequence MIASLQRLTGIGVWSYDVPRDEVWLSDETKRIHDIDVDDDPTVSDVIDRYVETDRREVLDSLSAAVEYGEPFSVDVNYASERTTERTIRLGCDPVVDDGTVALYGVLRDVTDLKRQEQRIEILRQTSQELRKASSKDEVAGILADAAKNVLGLVNTTVRLVDENRNVLETIEATEECLERAGDRPNYAVTEDTPAAKTYRTGEPVIHANHEFTDDDHSRGALQSGLYVPIGSHGVLSAGDVVVDAFAEHDLEAASLLGELGAEAITRIGWVKRSRAI is encoded by the coding sequence ATGATCGCGAGCCTCCAGCGCCTCACGGGGATCGGGGTCTGGTCGTACGACGTCCCGCGGGACGAGGTGTGGTTGAGTGACGAGACGAAGCGGATCCATGACATCGACGTCGACGACGACCCGACGGTCTCCGACGTTATCGACCGGTACGTGGAGACCGACCGACGCGAAGTGCTCGACTCGCTCTCCGCTGCGGTCGAGTACGGGGAGCCGTTCTCGGTCGACGTGAACTACGCCAGCGAGCGAACCACTGAACGGACGATCCGGCTCGGCTGCGATCCGGTCGTGGACGACGGGACCGTCGCGCTTTACGGGGTCCTCAGGGACGTGACCGACCTGAAGCGGCAGGAGCAACGCATCGAGATCCTCCGGCAGACGAGCCAGGAGCTCCGGAAGGCCAGCTCGAAGGACGAGGTCGCGGGGATACTTGCCGACGCGGCGAAGAACGTCCTCGGCCTGGTGAACACCACCGTCCGCCTCGTCGACGAGAACCGGAACGTGCTCGAAACGATCGAGGCGACCGAGGAGTGTCTGGAGCGCGCCGGCGACCGCCCGAACTACGCGGTCACCGAGGACACCCCGGCTGCGAAGACGTATCGGACCGGGGAGCCGGTGATACACGCGAACCACGAGTTCACGGACGACGATCACAGTCGGGGTGCCCTCCAGTCGGGCCTGTACGTTCCGATCGGAAGCCACGGCGTCTTAAGCGCCGGCGACGTCGTCGTCGACGCCTTCGCGGAGCACGACCTCGAGGCGGCGAGCCTGCTCGGCGAACTCGGCGCTGAAGCGATCACCCGGATCGGCTGGGTGAAGCGGTCACGGGCGATCTGA
- the xacF gene encoding 2,5-dioxovalerate dehydrogenase, producing MSEPTTNYVDGEWRDSETGETIEVRNPANPDEVVATYPRSDERDAAAAVDAAVAAEADWRDTPGPERGRILREAGTILAGRKAEITETLVAEEGKARPEAAGEVQRAIDIFHYFAGKASDLAGTRKASSGRDTNLYIRREPVGVAALVTPWNYPIAIPAWKLAPALVAGNTVVLKPASLAPGVAIELARALDEAGLPDGVFNLVTGPGSTVGDEFITSEGTDLVSFTGSSEVGEMVYEQATDEGKRVQTEMGGKNPTLVAESADPAEAADIVASGGFGTTGQSCTACSRAVVHEAVHDEFVAELVDRAESIDVGPGLEHEMGPQVSEAELSSTLEYIDVASNEGATLAAGGGVPDGDAVETGHFVQPTVFTDVEPDMRIAQEEVFGPVVGVIEVADFEEGLAVANDVEYGLSASVVTDDHAEANRFVDAIEAGVAKVNEKTTGLELHVPFGGFKRSSSETWREQGDAGLRFYTIEKTVYDGY from the coding sequence ATGTCGGAGCCCACAACGAACTACGTGGACGGCGAATGGCGAGACTCGGAGACGGGAGAGACGATCGAGGTCCGGAACCCGGCGAACCCGGACGAGGTCGTCGCGACCTACCCGCGGTCGGACGAGCGGGACGCCGCCGCCGCGGTCGACGCCGCGGTCGCGGCCGAGGCGGACTGGCGGGACACGCCCGGGCCGGAGCGCGGTCGGATCCTGCGGGAGGCGGGGACGATCCTCGCCGGACGGAAAGCGGAGATCACGGAGACCCTCGTGGCCGAGGAGGGGAAGGCCCGTCCGGAGGCCGCCGGCGAGGTCCAGCGGGCGATCGACATCTTCCACTACTTCGCGGGGAAGGCGTCTGACCTCGCGGGCACTCGGAAGGCGTCGAGCGGCCGCGACACGAACCTCTACATCCGCCGGGAGCCCGTCGGCGTCGCGGCGCTCGTCACGCCGTGGAACTACCCGATCGCGATCCCGGCCTGGAAGCTCGCTCCGGCCCTCGTCGCGGGGAACACGGTGGTCCTCAAGCCGGCCTCCCTCGCGCCGGGCGTCGCGATCGAGCTCGCGCGGGCGCTCGACGAGGCGGGACTCCCTGACGGCGTCTTCAATCTGGTCACCGGGCCGGGGAGCACCGTCGGCGACGAGTTCATCACGAGCGAGGGGACGGACCTCGTCTCCTTCACCGGCAGCAGCGAGGTCGGCGAGATGGTGTACGAACAGGCCACCGACGAGGGCAAGCGCGTCCAGACCGAGATGGGCGGGAAGAACCCGACGCTCGTGGCCGAGTCGGCGGACCCCGCCGAGGCCGCCGACATCGTCGCGTCCGGCGGGTTCGGCACGACCGGGCAGTCGTGTACCGCGTGCTCGCGGGCCGTGGTCCACGAGGCCGTCCACGACGAGTTCGTCGCGGAGCTGGTCGACCGCGCGGAGTCGATCGACGTCGGTCCCGGACTCGAGCACGAGATGGGCCCGCAGGTCAGCGAGGCGGAGCTGTCGTCCACCCTCGAGTACATCGACGTCGCCTCGAACGAGGGCGCGACGCTCGCGGCGGGCGGCGGCGTTCCCGACGGCGACGCGGTCGAAACCGGTCACTTCGTCCAGCCGACGGTGTTCACCGACGTGGAGCCCGACATGCGGATCGCCCAGGAGGAGGTGTTCGGCCCCGTCGTCGGCGTCATCGAGGTCGCCGACTTCGAGGAGGGGCTCGCCGTCGCCAACGACGTGGAGTACGGCCTCTCGGCGAGCGTGGTCACGGACGACCACGCGGAGGCGAACCGATTCGTCGACGCGATCGAGGCCGGCGTGGCGAAGGTCAACGAGAAGACGACCGGGCTCGAACTCCACGTCCCCTTCGGCGGCTTCAAGCGCTCCTCCTCGGAGACGTGGCGCGAGCAAGGCGACGCGGGCCTCCGGTTTTACACCATCGAGAAGACGGTCTACGACGGCTACTGA
- a CDS encoding IclR family transcriptional regulator — protein MIGNVTGRRLKTTETSLEILRLVLERDGLTLDELDGLVDSSKSSICSHLNTLLDGRYLVKEGGTYHVSFRVVLLGERARYRYPTGEDVRAVIDRLANETGREANFTVFEHGRLLACYGTSTDEATDGSNVQYRSEYHLHNTAAGKAILAELDRDEVEAILDHWGLPRESEATITDRDRLFEALDEIGSQGYAVVDEEFAPNLVSIGAPVHDADGGVVGGVSVGGPKYQVGVTQLERECVADLLDATEEIESLL, from the coding sequence ATGATCGGAAACGTGACCGGGCGACGGCTCAAGACGACGGAGACCTCGCTGGAGATACTGCGGCTCGTCCTCGAACGCGACGGCCTGACGCTCGACGAGTTGGACGGGTTAGTCGACAGTTCGAAGAGCTCCATCTGTAGCCACCTCAACACGCTCTTGGACGGCCGGTATCTCGTCAAGGAAGGCGGGACCTATCACGTCAGTTTCCGGGTGGTGCTGCTGGGTGAGCGGGCGAGATACAGGTATCCGACGGGGGAGGACGTCCGCGCGGTGATCGACCGATTGGCGAACGAGACGGGGCGGGAAGCCAACTTCACCGTCTTCGAGCACGGCCGCCTCCTCGCGTGTTACGGCACGTCGACGGACGAAGCGACGGACGGGTCGAACGTTCAGTACCGGTCGGAGTACCACCTCCACAACACCGCCGCGGGAAAGGCGATCCTCGCCGAACTCGACCGGGACGAGGTCGAGGCGATACTGGATCACTGGGGACTCCCGCGGGAGTCGGAGGCGACGATCACGGACCGCGACAGGCTGTTCGAGGCGCTCGACGAGATCGGGTCGCAGGGGTACGCCGTCGTCGACGAGGAGTTCGCCCCGAACCTGGTCTCGATCGGAGCCCCGGTTCACGACGCGGACGGGGGCGTCGTCGGCGGCGTGAGCGTCGGAGGCCCGAAGTACCAGGTCGGGGTGACCCAGCTGGAACGCGAGTGCGTCGCCGACCTGCTGGACGCCACCGAGGAGATCGAATCGCTGCTTTGA
- a CDS encoding branched-chain amino acid ABC transporter permease — translation MSTDNVQSDVDEGSSRFSLATWDRIKHTERFIVLASACFVLLFSYLFGRAPVVSDVLRGYHGLTMTVLIWAIFALGFNLLLGRTGLLSFGHAMFFGTASYATALFAIHVFNDPLVIVLFGTLTATALGAVAAVILLRLHTVYFAIVTLAIGQFLYFLANNPLEPITRGINGLSVSREPVLGIVELDHQYGGLLGELVVNNLYLFIGAFFVGVVALVVRIRKSPYGLIFKAIRENETRSTFVGLDVWRYKFAAFVISGAITGLAGGLMVVHTQFAGVERLYWAVSGDVVVMAVLGGLGTIAGPVIGAFVWFYFEGIVNGMPTIGNYWLLLLALSFTTVVWVYPDGIWGLITAATRELRDPEGLVAKVTGQGVDGSNAEESEGGDRS, via the coding sequence ATGAGCACCGACAACGTTCAATCCGACGTCGACGAGGGATCGTCTCGATTCAGTCTGGCAACGTGGGACCGGATCAAACACACCGAGCGGTTCATCGTCCTCGCATCGGCGTGTTTCGTGCTCCTGTTCTCGTACCTGTTCGGCCGCGCGCCCGTGGTCTCGGACGTGCTACGCGGGTATCACGGGCTCACGATGACCGTCCTCATCTGGGCCATCTTCGCGCTCGGATTCAACCTCCTCCTGGGACGGACGGGGCTGCTCTCGTTCGGCCACGCGATGTTCTTCGGCACCGCGAGCTACGCGACCGCGCTGTTCGCGATCCACGTGTTCAATGACCCGCTCGTGATCGTGCTCTTCGGGACGCTGACCGCGACCGCCCTCGGCGCGGTCGCGGCGGTGATCCTCCTGCGGCTCCACACCGTGTACTTCGCGATCGTCACCCTGGCGATCGGCCAGTTCCTGTACTTCCTCGCCAACAACCCCCTCGAACCCATCACGAGGGGGATAAACGGGCTCAGCGTGTCCCGGGAGCCGGTCCTCGGGATCGTCGAACTCGACCACCAGTACGGCGGCCTCCTCGGCGAGCTCGTGGTGAACAACCTCTACCTCTTCATCGGGGCCTTCTTCGTCGGCGTCGTCGCGCTCGTCGTCCGGATCCGCAAGTCCCCGTACGGGCTCATCTTCAAGGCGATCCGCGAGAACGAGACGCGGTCGACGTTCGTGGGGCTCGACGTCTGGCGCTACAAGTTCGCCGCGTTCGTCATCTCGGGAGCGATCACCGGACTCGCCGGCGGACTGATGGTCGTTCACACGCAGTTCGCGGGCGTCGAGCGCCTCTACTGGGCCGTCAGCGGCGACGTCGTCGTGATGGCGGTCCTCGGCGGTCTCGGGACGATCGCCGGGCCGGTCATCGGCGCGTTCGTGTGGTTCTACTTCGAGGGGATCGTCAACGGGATGCCGACGATCGGGAACTACTGGCTGCTGCTGTTGGCGCTCTCGTTCACCACCGTGGTGTGGGTCTACCCGGACGGGATCTGGGGACTGATCACGGCGGCCACACGGGAGCTCCGCGATCCGGAGGGGCTCGTCGCGAAGGTCACGGGCCAGGGTGTCGACGGCTCGAACGCCGAGGAGTCCGAGGGAGGTGATCGGTCGTGA
- the xacR gene encoding HTH-type transcriptional regulator XacR, whose translation MEPKNPVRTTEKTLALIEELMAKEPCGVSELASGLEMGKSAVHNHLSTLRTQGYVLKEGDDYRLGLKFLEVGGHSRKSMEIYQVAEPEVKSLAAETGELANLLVEEQGMGVYLMRAKGDEAVDLDTHAGLRTNLHTTALGKAILANLSEERVETIVERHGLDRKTPRTVGTHEELFDALAEIRERGYAIDDGERLEGLRCVASAITSSSGEVLGAVSVSAPANRVSDEALHGTLPERVLSAANVIELNINY comes from the coding sequence ATGGAACCGAAAAACCCGGTGCGCACCACCGAGAAAACCCTCGCGCTGATCGAGGAGCTGATGGCGAAAGAGCCCTGTGGCGTGAGCGAACTGGCGAGCGGTCTCGAGATGGGCAAGAGCGCGGTTCACAACCACCTGAGCACGCTGCGAACGCAGGGGTACGTCCTGAAGGAGGGGGACGACTACCGCCTCGGGTTGAAGTTCCTCGAAGTCGGGGGACACAGCCGGAAGTCGATGGAGATCTATCAGGTCGCGGAACCCGAGGTGAAGTCGCTCGCGGCCGAGACGGGGGAGCTGGCGAACCTCCTCGTCGAAGAGCAGGGAATGGGCGTCTATCTGATGCGGGCCAAGGGTGACGAAGCCGTCGACCTGGACACGCACGCGGGGCTGCGAACGAACCTCCACACGACGGCGCTCGGGAAGGCGATCCTCGCGAACCTCTCCGAGGAACGGGTCGAGACGATAGTCGAGAGACACGGGCTCGACCGGAAGACGCCACGGACCGTCGGCACCCACGAGGAGCTGTTCGACGCGCTGGCGGAGATCCGCGAGCGGGGCTACGCGATCGACGACGGTGAACGCCTCGAGGGACTCCGATGTGTCGCCTCGGCGATCACGTCCTCGAGCGGCGAGGTCCTCGGCGCGGTCAGCGTCTCCGCGCCCGCCAACCGGGTCAGCGACGAAGCCCTCCACGGCACTCTCCCGGAGCGCGTTCTCAGCGCGGCGAACGTGATCGAGTTGAACATCAACTACTGA
- a CDS encoding branched-chain amino acid ABC transporter permease, with product MTLGSVVGFVFIALSVASLYLLVAIGLSIVFGSLKYVNMAHGVLYLGGAYVGLLIASEEQFGGLLSDAGAVGLGWGFVPALILTPVVIFVLGVAMERLLAKPFYDRDLLDQLLVTFGVLIAAQEVVAIVFGRTGTIYPRPEWLSGAISLPVIGTPPGMAAASSIRVLVVTLTLLLVGVIFAFFKYTDYGLAVRAGTEDAEMARMLGIRVDRPFLLIFALGAAYAGLAGVLGGSLFNVTSGIGMEIIIPSLVIVIMGGVGSLRGTVVGSLLAGIVFAVATVVNPSMTQASIYLLAIVVLTIRPSGIYPSAEIGQ from the coding sequence ATGACGCTCGGCTCGGTCGTCGGGTTCGTCTTCATCGCCCTGAGCGTCGCGTCGCTGTATCTGCTGGTCGCGATCGGTCTGTCCATCGTGTTCGGATCGCTCAAGTACGTGAACATGGCTCATGGTGTTCTCTACCTCGGGGGGGCGTACGTCGGGCTCCTCATCGCGTCCGAAGAGCAGTTCGGCGGACTGCTCTCCGACGCCGGCGCGGTCGGCCTCGGGTGGGGATTCGTTCCGGCCCTGATCCTGACGCCGGTCGTTATCTTCGTCCTCGGGGTGGCCATGGAACGGCTCCTGGCGAAGCCGTTCTACGACAGGGACCTGCTCGACCAGCTGCTTGTCACGTTCGGCGTCCTGATCGCCGCACAGGAGGTCGTCGCCATCGTCTTCGGGAGAACCGGGACCATCTACCCCCGGCCCGAGTGGCTCTCGGGGGCGATCTCGTTGCCCGTGATCGGGACGCCGCCGGGGATGGCCGCGGCGTCGTCGATACGCGTCCTCGTGGTGACGCTCACGCTGTTGCTCGTGGGCGTCATCTTCGCCTTCTTCAAGTACACCGACTACGGGCTGGCGGTGCGCGCGGGGACCGAGGACGCCGAGATGGCACGGATGCTCGGCATCCGGGTCGACCGGCCGTTCCTGTTGATATTCGCGCTCGGAGCCGCGTACGCGGGGCTCGCCGGCGTGCTCGGCGGGTCGTTGTTCAACGTCACCTCGGGGATCGGCATGGAGATCATCATCCCCTCTCTGGTGATCGTGATCATGGGCGGCGTCGGAAGCCTCCGCGGAACCGTCGTCGGCTCGCTGCTCGCCGGGATCGTGTTCGCGGTCGCCACCGTCGTCAACCCGAGCATGACGCAAGCGAGCATCTACCTGCTCGCCATCGTCGTGTTGACGATCAGACCGAGCGGCATCTACCCCTCCGCGGAGATAGGACAATGA
- a CDS encoding substrate-binding protein translates to MTDKQSPTDSSRRRYLKAIGATGLAGGFAGCTGGDGGGGGGGDEYDPIGNFPPEGETVAIGFNGPTSGALGPDGQDQEAGFDLAVQHLNEGGGLVDYWDRLSGDGIMGYEVEPTKADTAGSADTAQDNIDRMIQRDNIQFWTGGMSSTVTMAMQDVAQREKVPFMGGNSTSASISGENCSRYYFHPTFHAEIIGMAMGDAAPSVLGEDRSLFHIYMDYSYGQSNRDAARKYLTENGPWEDAGEAAIAEGENDHSSQIQALEESGADTLYFSSFGGFAASGLSQMRDAGLTDEIDVIIPHVSAFTLDPLGADAEGVLGMEPWNPAADNEASSVFVEAYQDEYDETPNQSSLHTYESMMVYAAAVEEAGTFHPPTVVRTLEEFEWSLAWGDSVFREADHQVERPWYLVQGVGDDRAEELGIRTEVVETTDPLIYGADEFPASECAMGENEYGDE, encoded by the coding sequence ATGACAGACAAGCAATCTCCAACCGACAGCTCCAGGCGACGCTATCTGAAAGCGATCGGCGCGACCGGCCTCGCGGGCGGATTCGCCGGTTGTACCGGCGGCGACGGCGGCGGTGGCGGCGGCGGCGACGAGTACGATCCCATCGGGAACTTCCCGCCCGAGGGCGAGACCGTGGCGATCGGATTCAACGGGCCCACCTCGGGCGCGCTGGGTCCAGACGGCCAGGACCAGGAGGCGGGGTTCGACCTCGCGGTCCAGCACCTCAACGAGGGCGGCGGGCTCGTCGACTACTGGGACCGACTGAGCGGCGACGGCATCATGGGCTACGAGGTCGAGCCGACGAAGGCGGACACGGCCGGTAGCGCGGACACGGCCCAGGACAACATCGACCGGATGATCCAGCGGGACAACATCCAGTTCTGGACCGGCGGCATGTCCAGCACCGTGACGATGGCGATGCAGGACGTCGCCCAGCGGGAGAAGGTCCCGTTCATGGGCGGGAACTCCACGTCGGCCAGCATCTCGGGGGAGAACTGCTCGCGCTACTACTTCCACCCGACGTTCCACGCGGAGATCATCGGGATGGCGATGGGCGACGCCGCGCCCTCGGTCCTCGGCGAGGACCGGTCGCTGTTCCACATCTACATGGACTACTCGTACGGACAGTCGAACCGGGACGCGGCCCGAAAGTACCTCACGGAGAACGGCCCGTGGGAGGACGCCGGCGAGGCCGCCATCGCCGAGGGGGAGAACGACCACAGCTCCCAGATCCAGGCGCTCGAGGAGTCCGGCGCGGACACGCTGTACTTCTCCAGCTTCGGCGGCTTCGCAGCCAGCGGCCTCTCGCAGATGCGCGACGCCGGGTTGACCGACGAGATCGACGTCATCATCCCGCACGTCAGCGCGTTCACGCTCGACCCGCTCGGGGCCGACGCCGAGGGCGTCCTCGGCATGGAGCCGTGGAACCCCGCCGCGGACAACGAGGCGAGCAGCGTGTTCGTCGAGGCGTACCAGGACGAGTACGACGAGACGCCGAACCAGAGCTCGCTCCACACCTACGAGTCGATGATGGTCTACGCCGCCGCCGTCGAGGAGGCGGGGACGTTCCACCCGCCGACGGTGGTTCGGACGCTCGAGGAGTTCGAGTGGAGCCTCGCGTGGGGCGACTCGGTCTTCCGCGAGGCAGACCACCAGGTCGAGCGCCCCTGGTACCTCGTCCAAGGCGTCGGCGACGACAGGGCCGAGGAGCTCGGCATCCGCACCGAGGTCGTCGAGACGACCGACCCGCTCATCTACGGCGCCGACGAGTTCCCGGCGTCCGAATGCGCGATGGGCGAGAACGAATACGGCGACGAGTAG
- a CDS encoding mandelate racemase/muconate lactonizing enzyme family protein, protein MVDHAKLRDPNAEYTMRDLSRETMDLTKPRGGVRDAEITDVQTTMVDGNYPWILVRVYTDAGVVGTGEAYWGGGDTAIIERMKPFLVGENPLDIDRLYEHLIQKMSGEGSISGKVVSAISGIEIALHDAAGKLLDVPAYQLVGGKYRDDVRIYCDLHTENEADPEACAEEGVRVVEELGYDAIKFDLDVPSGHEKDRANRHLRDPEIDHKVEIVEAVTEAVGDRADVAFDCHWSYAAGSAKRLAAAVEEYDVWWLEDPVPPENHDVQRRVTESTTTPIAVGENVYRTFGQRTLLEPGAVDIVAPDLPRVGGMRETRKIADLADLFYIPVAMHNVSSPIGTMASAQVAAAIPNSLAVEYHSYELGWWEDLVEEDDLIQEGRMEIPEEPGLGLTLDLDAVEEHMVEGEELFDEA, encoded by the coding sequence ATGGTCGATCACGCGAAGCTTCGCGACCCGAACGCGGAGTACACGATGCGAGACCTGTCGAGGGAGACGATGGATCTCACGAAGCCGCGGGGCGGCGTCCGCGACGCGGAGATCACGGACGTCCAGACCACGATGGTCGACGGGAACTACCCGTGGATCCTCGTGCGCGTCTACACCGACGCGGGCGTCGTCGGCACCGGCGAGGCCTACTGGGGCGGCGGCGACACCGCGATAATCGAGCGGATGAAGCCCTTCCTCGTGGGGGAGAACCCGCTCGACATCGACCGCCTGTACGAGCACCTGATCCAGAAGATGTCCGGCGAGGGGTCGATCTCGGGGAAGGTCGTCTCGGCCATCTCCGGGATCGAGATCGCGCTCCACGACGCCGCCGGGAAGCTCCTCGACGTGCCGGCCTACCAGCTCGTTGGCGGCAAGTACCGCGACGACGTCCGGATCTACTGCGACCTCCACACGGAGAACGAGGCGGACCCGGAGGCCTGCGCCGAGGAGGGAGTCCGCGTCGTCGAGGAGCTCGGCTACGACGCGATCAAGTTCGACCTCGACGTGCCCTCGGGCCACGAGAAGGACCGCGCGAACCGCCACCTCCGCGACCCCGAGATCGACCACAAGGTCGAGATCGTCGAGGCCGTGACGGAGGCGGTCGGCGACCGCGCCGACGTCGCCTTCGACTGCCACTGGTCGTACGCGGCCGGCAGCGCGAAGCGGCTCGCGGCGGCGGTCGAGGAGTACGACGTGTGGTGGCTCGAGGACCCCGTCCCGCCGGAGAACCACGACGTCCAGCGGCGCGTCACGGAGTCGACGACGACCCCCATCGCGGTCGGCGAGAACGTCTACCGGACGTTCGGCCAGCGAACCCTGCTCGAGCCGGGGGCGGTCGACATCGTCGCGCCGGACCTCCCGCGGGTCGGCGGCATGCGCGAGACCCGCAAGATCGCCGATCTGGCCGACCTGTTCTACATCCCCGTGGCGATGCACAACGTCTCCTCGCCGATCGGGACGATGGCGTCCGCGCAGGTGGCCGCAGCCATCCCGAACTCGCTCGCCGTCGAGTACCACTCCTACGAGCTCGGCTGGTGGGAGGACCTCGTCGAGGAGGACGACCTCATCCAGGAGGGTCGAATGGAGATCCCCGAGGAGCCGGGACTCGGCCTCACGCTCGACCTCGACGCCGTCGAGGAACACATGGTCGAGGGCGAGGAGCTGTTCGACGAGGCGTAA
- a CDS encoding ABC transporter ATP-binding protein, which translates to MTLLETQGLTKEFGGLTALEDVDIDVEEGELVSLIGPNGAGKSTLINTITGRLTPTRGDITYSGTDLVGMDPFEIAQLGVGRTFQTASILPELTVRENVQVAAFAAEHGSFRVNFLSRRDSFDDVQRRTDETLETIGLDDAAETEAASLPYGDKRRLEVAIGLATDPDLLFMDEPTAGMSPAETEMTVNLIDDLLSEWGMTIFLVEHDMDIVFDVSDRIFTLHRGELIAKGTPSEIRDHPAVREAYLGGEGE; encoded by the coding sequence GTGACGCTGCTCGAAACGCAAGGGCTGACGAAGGAGTTCGGCGGCCTCACGGCGCTGGAGGACGTCGACATCGACGTCGAGGAGGGGGAGTTGGTGTCGCTCATCGGCCCGAACGGGGCCGGGAAGTCGACGCTCATCAACACGATCACCGGGCGGCTGACGCCGACTCGCGGCGACATCACGTACTCGGGGACCGATCTGGTGGGGATGGATCCCTTCGAGATCGCCCAGCTCGGGGTGGGACGGACGTTCCAGACCGCCTCGATCCTGCCCGAGCTCACCGTCCGCGAGAACGTCCAGGTCGCGGCGTTCGCGGCCGAACACGGCTCGTTCAGGGTGAACTTCCTCAGCCGCCGGGACTCGTTCGACGACGTCCAGCGGCGGACCGACGAGACCCTCGAAACGATCGGACTCGACGACGCGGCGGAGACGGAGGCCGCGTCGCTGCCGTACGGCGACAAACGGCGACTGGAGGTCGCGATCGGACTCGCGACCGACCCGGACCTCCTCTTCATGGACGAACCGACGGCGGGGATGTCGCCGGCGGAGACCGAGATGACGGTGAACCTCATCGACGACCTCCTGTCGGAGTGGGGGATGACGATCTTCCTCGTCGAACACGACATGGACATCGTCTTCGACGTCTCGGACCGGATCTTCACGCTCCACAGGGGCGAACTCATCGCGAAGGGCACGCCGAGCGAGATCAGGGACCACCCGGCGGTCCGCGAGGCCTACCTCGGGGGTGAGGGCGAATGA